The following proteins come from a genomic window of Diceros bicornis minor isolate mBicDic1 chromosome 4, mDicBic1.mat.cur, whole genome shotgun sequence:
- the KCNA10 gene encoding potassium voltage-gated channel subfamily A member 10, which translates to MDACGWKEMEVALVNFDNSDEIQEEPDYATDFDPTSPKGRSGSSPFNWRILISDSTNHETAFSKLPGDYVDSPGPEPVVLNEGNQRVIINIAGLRFETQLRTLNQFPETLLGDREKRMQFFDSMRNEYFFDRNRPSFDGILYYYQSGGKIRRPANVPIDVFADEISFYELGSEAMDQFREDEGFIKDPQTLLPTNDFHRQFWLLFEYPESSSAARGVAVVSVLVVVISITIFCLETLPEFREDRELKVVRDPSLNMTKTFLSHTMFTDPFFMVESTCIVWFTFELVLRFVVCPSKTDFFRNIMNIIDIISIIPYFATLITELVQETEPSAQQNMSLAILRIIRLVRVFRIFKLSRHSKGLQILGQTLKASMRELGLLIFFLFIGVILFSSAVYFAEVDEPESHFSSIPDGFWWAVVTMTTVGYGDMCPTTPGGKIVGTLCAIAGVLTIALPVPVIVSNFNYFYHRETENEEKQNIPGEIDKILNSGGSRMGSTDSLSKISGGCSAEKSRK; encoded by the coding sequence ATGGATGCGTGTGGCTGGAAAGAAATGGAGGTTGCTCTGGTAAATTTTGATAATTCAGACGAAATCCAGGAAGAGCCAGACTATGCCACAGATTTTGACCCAACCAGCCCAAAAGGCCGGTCTGGAAGCAGCCCCTTCAACTGGAGGATCCTCATCAGCGACAGCACCAACCACGAGACAGCCTTCTCCAAGCTCCCTGGAGACTATGTCGATTCCCCAGGGCCTGAGCCAGTGGTCTTAAATGAAGGAAACCAGAGGGTGATCATCAACATTGCTGGGCTGAGGTTCGAGACCCAGCTCAGAACCCTCAATCAGTTCCCAGAGACCCTCCTGGGAGACCGGGAGAAAAGGATGCAGTTCTTTGACTCCATGAGAAATGAGTATTTCTTTGACAGGAACCGGCCCAGTTTTGATGGAATCCTGTATTATTACCAATCTGGTGGGAAAATCAGGCGCCCGGCCAATGTCCCTATCGACGTCTTTGCTGATGAGATCTCCTTCTATGAGCTGGGTAGCGAGGCCATGGACCAATTCCGGGAGGATGAAGGCTTCATCAAAGACCCTCAAACATTGCTCCCCACCAATGACTTCCACCGGCAGTTCTGGCTCCTCTTCGAGTACCCTGAGAGCTCCAGTGCTGCCCGTGGCGTGGCCGTGGTCTCTGTGTTGGTTGTGGTCATCTCCATCACCATTTTCTGCCTGGAGACACTACCTGAGTTCCGGGAAGATAGGGAGCTGAAGGTGGTAAGAGACCCCAGCCTCAATATGACCAAGACATTCCTCTCTCACACCATGTTCACTGACCCTTTCTTCATGGTGGAGTCCACCTGCATCGTATGGTTCACCTTTGAACTGGTACTCCGGTTTGTGGTCTGCCCCAGCAAGACTGACTTCTTCAGGAACATCATGAACATTATTGATATCATCTCCATCATCCCCTACTTTGCAACCCTCATCACAGAGCTTGTCCAGGAGACAGAGCCGAGCGCCCAGCAGAACATGTCCCTGGCCATCCTGAGGATTATCCGGCTGGTGCGGGTCTTCCGCATCTTCAAGCTCTCCCGCCACTCCAAGGGGCTGCAGATCCTGGGGCAGACACTGAAAGCTTCCATGCGGGAGTTGGGGCTGctcatcttcttcctcttcattGGAGTCATCCTCTTCTCCAGTGCAGTCTACTTTGCTGAGGTAGATGAGCCAGAGTCCCATTTCTCTAGCATTCCTGATGGCTTCTGGTGGGCAGTGGTCACCATGACAACTGTGGGCTATGGGGACATGTGCCCAACCACCCCAGGGGGGAAGATTGTGGGCACTCTGTGTGCCATTGCAGGGGTCCTCACCATTGCCCTCCCTGTGCCTGTCATTGTCTCCAACTTTAACTACTTCTACCATCGAGAGACTGAGAATGAGGAGAAGCAAAACATCCCgggagaaattgacaaaatcctCAACAGTGGGGGTTCACGAATGGGCAGCACAGACTCTCTTAGTAAGATCAGTGGTGGCTGCTCTGCAGAGAAGTCCAGGAAGTGA